The DNA region TCAAGCTCTGTCTAAACGGTCTCTGAAGTGTGGGATCAACCCGGGTCATTCACACACCTGGATCATGATCAAGACTCACCTGCCTGCGTCACTCAAACAATCCTGTATTACTGTCCTTAATGTCATCGGATGCCATGTCTTGGCGCAACAGGAGAGTTCTCCCGAAACAGCATATCTAGTATTCCTCAATGAACTGGTTCAGACCAGTATCACTGAGGGATACCAGGGATTTTCAGACAGTCGATGGTTGTTCTGGAGTGTGGTCAGTGGGATTTAGGATGTTTAGGTTTTTGTTCGATGTGGGGATCCTCCATCGGCACCGAGCCTGTAGGTTTTTCCTGACTCCGGGAGTCTACCTGCTTTTCTTCATCAGTTTCACTTCTCCTGACATCAGGGACTTTaccacctttcacaacttcaggaaacCAGACACAAAGACAATACTGACTCCTGCAGCTCCAACTAGTTACCACTTTAAACCAAAGCAAACTTTCAAGCTACCAGTTTACAGGGGGAAAAAATGCATTCTGTACACAGCCTTGGGACTTAACCCCTTAGAAACTGAATCTAATACAACAGAAGTATTATACATTGTGAGCCAAGACTTAATTAGCATTCtcgtctctgagtcagaaggttgtgggttgaagtctaattccagagacttgagcactgaAGCTGTCAATTTGCTTTTTACAGGAGCAGTTGAcgtataaatgcaagctttcttTCTCAGGGGAACATTCTACTTCCTGTGAACTGCAAATTTTAAACTTATTGATGAAGTTAAGTATACCagtgcacagtgacactgaccatTACATCGTGTACAGGACTCTTACCGTAGGCTCCTGAGTGCTTCAGTGAAGAGGAACACACCATGCTGATAAATCAGGTAATTAGagttaagcaaaaaaaaaaagagaCTTATAAATCTATATAGAAGATTGATAAAACAGCAGACAAAGAAACACAATTTTCAGCTTACACGGAAGGTTTAATCAACCAAAATAACAAAACCTTTTTAAATGACTCAAGATCTTTCCCAGAAGATGAAATGAATCTTGGAAGAGTGTAAGGTGAACATATCACACTGTCATTACATCGAAGTATGATGAGCTGAGGGAATTCAGGTCTGTGGAGATtcacctccactccctcaccataCTCAGGATTGTAGTCTTCCCAGACAGGAGAGTACAAACATTACCCACGATGTTCGTCAAACACCCATCACCTGAAGAGCATCTGTCTATAATTTACATCAACTAAAGCAGGGTCTGATTCTACCCCATACCCACTCCTGAGAGCTGGCTCactttactgacacacacacacacacacacacagatcaggGGAAAGTCTCTCGGAATCCTACAGACAGAAGTTTCTTTAACATCTGTGTTTTAGTCTGACTCTCAATTCCGATGGTCAGAAATGGCACTGAACTTTAGTGACACAGGATGGAGCTCGTTTCCATCATACAAACCCACTAATGGTTACATGGGTCCATGGACCAGTTTCTATTCCTGGAAGACACTCTTCCCCCAGGTGAGTTGGACAGTGCTTTCCAATTCCCAACTCTCTACCCTTTGACCCTCCATTCACCACAACGTTTCTGTAGCCGTCAATCTGGTTTAAACATTCACTCATATCATCTTCTACACCCTTGTTCCCAAAATTACCGTTACTGTCTTCCTTCCTGGTCAATCTCCCTGCTTCTCAGGTCCAAGGGGTAAAGACTTACCTGTATCTGGTACACAACTGGTTCAGCCATCCATTGCCAGATCTGACTGGACCACATCAGGCCCTAGTGGTCCTGCTTTCCCCTGTCAAAATTGCTCATTactccaggatgtggagatgccggcattggactggggttacTCCAGGACCATCCTGAAGAGAAAAGATAACCCACAACTTCTCCTTCCTAAAAACAACTGTGTCCTTGTGGAAGTTATGTCACCAGCTTTACAGAGCTCTGTTTAGATCCTATTTGGagaactgtgttcagttctgggccccacacctcaggaaggatatactgcccttggagagagtgcagcatagattcaccagaatgttcctGGGGCTAAAAGGGtcaaattatgaggacaggttgaacaGACTGATGACTAAATGAATTGATAGTTAGAGAGAAATTATTCctctggtgggagagtccagaacatgGGGACAAGAGCATTAAAATTAGAGCGAGGCTGTTCAGGGGTGATGTCAGCAAACAGTTCTTCACAAAAAGGGgactggaaatctggaactcgctccTCACAAAAATCTGTCAAGTCTGGGGGTTAATTGAAAATTTGAATACTGAGGTTGATAGGTTTATTGTTAGACAAGGGGATTAAAGGTTACAGAGCCAAGGCAGGTAGATAGAGTTAAGATACGgatcaatcatgatctaattgaatagtgtCACAGGCTCAAGGGACAACTCCAGTTCCTACATTCCTTAAGTTCCTCTCGATTGTTCTCTCCACTCATCTCCAACAATTAGTCAGTGTCATTCTCTTCAACCTCCAGTTTAGCTTCCAACCCCATACCTTCTCTATCACAAAGATCACCTACTTCCCCCTCTGTAATATCACCCATTTCCAACACCCCGACCTACACCCACATTAGTCTCTGctgttgaaatcctcatccatgttGACTGTGTGAAGTCCTCGTCAGGCATCTTTTTCTCAGTGTGGATGTCTCAGTTTCTTGAGCATTGCTGACTGTGAGAGACTCAGTCACAGGCCTGACTTGGCTTCCCCGCTGTGTGAATGCGACGGTGATCCAACATGCCCCATAATTGTCCAAACTCCTTATTACACACATCACATCTGAATGTTTTCTTCTTCCCTGCGTGAATGCGCCGGTGCTTCACCAGGCCTGTTAACAGTGCAAAGCCCTTATTACACACCTCACACTTGAATGGTttatccccagtgtgaatgcgttggtgctgACGGAGGCGTGATGGCCGGGAGAATGATTTCTTACACACTTCACAggagaatggtttctccccagtgtgagtgcgttgatgtTCACGGAGGTTCGATGACTGGGAGAATGATTTGTCGCAAACTtcacaggtgaatggtttctccccagtgtgaatgtgtcGGTGTTGTGCAAGCGCTGATGAACGTGTAAAGGCTCGCTCACAAATCTCACACCTGAATggattctcccctgtgtgaatgctcTGGTGTATCAGGAACTCTGTCGATGTTGGAAAAGCTTTATCACAAAACTCACACTTGAAGGGTTTCTCACCTGTGTGGATTGTCTGATGGACCTGGAGGGTCGATAAGTGTCTGAAAGCTTTCTCACACACGTCACAGCGgaatggcttctcccctgtgtgaatgcgtttgTGTCTGTGGAGATGCCACAACTTTGAGAATGATTTGTTGCAAACCTCACATGtaaatggtttctctccagtgtgagtgcgttggtggttATGAAAGTGGGTCGAGCGCAAGAACGATTTGTCACACAACTCACACTTCAACAGTTTCTTTTCCATGTGGCAGTCCCTGTGGCTACAGCTGGTACAATGGAGTCTGTGGGGCCTTCCTCACTCGCCTCCCACTTGGACAGCTTCTCCCCTTTAGGAATGAGTTAGTGGTTCATGAGACTCGATGAATGACTGAAGCTCTCACCACACTTGGGAGTCCACTCGCACTTCTTCCCAGTCTCAACATGACCAATCACCCACAGCTGAACCTTTGGAAAGGCTGGTTCTGAATGAAGGTTCCACACCACTGACCAGTTTGAGATCTGATGATATATCAAAGCTCCTGAACCGGACCGATTTCCAGATGATGGTTTCACTGCCCAACCTTCTCTGCGTTGAACAATGCTGTGAAAGGACTGGACATCTTTCCACAGTTGTGTTTGGATAATGTTCAGGATCTCTGTATTCTCTGGTGTAGTACAGTGCAATccttctgtaaaacaggaaaaggaaacatcatttcctccaactccctctcctccttcgCTGAAGGGGCTGACTCCTCAAAGATAGTTCCACAgtgagaacaacaaagaacaaagaaaagtacagcacaggaagagaccctttggccctccaagcccgtaccaatcatgatgccgcaattaaactaaaaaagacctgcccttactcggaccatatccctctcttccttccctattcacatacccatccagatgccttttaaaagttgctaatgtgcctgattccaccacctcctctagcaacacattccaggcacccaccactctctgtgtgaaaaacttcccccacacgtctcccttaaactttcttcctctcaccttgaacctgtgcccccttgtaattgacactttcatcctgggaaaaagcctctgactatccaccctttctatgcatcataattttgtagacctctatcaggtctcccctcagcctctgtctttccagtgaaagcaaacctaatttattcaacctcttctcatagtcaATATCCTCGAGACCTGATGAATCTTCTTTGTACTctatccaaagcttccatgtcattctggtcgtgtggcgaccagaattgcacgaactactccaaatgcggcctaaccaagattttaagtagctgcaacatgatttcccaaccctTGTACTAAATGCtccggctgatgaagacaagccttcttaatcaccttgccacctgtgttgccacttttagggaactgtggacctgcatgttcagacccctctgtatgttaatgttcctaagcgctctgccatttacaatgtaattcacacctaaatttgatcctccaaaatgcaccaccttgtatttgtctggattaaactcccatctgccattgctgtgcccaagtctccaatctatctacatcctgttgtatcctctgacaacccTGGCACTAtcaacaactccaccaatctttgtgtcatctgcacacttactaatcagaccacccacattttcctccagatcatttatatatactgcaaacaacagaggtcccagcactgatcgctgtggaCACCACAgatctccaatctgaaaaacacccttccaccacgacTCTTGgttttctataaccaagccaattctgtgtccatctagccagcccaccccaaatccaacatgattttagtttttgtaccaatctgccatgtgggaccttgtctaacgccttactaaagtccatataaactacatccacagcccttccctcatcaattatctttgtcgcttcttcaaaaaactcatccGATTTGATGAGACATGACCTGCTCCGTACCATgcagcctgtcactaactagtccattttcttccaaatgtgcatatatcctgtccctcagtatcttcaccAAAAGCTTCCCCAACACTGTCAGGCTTGCCAGTCCAGAATTTCCTGGGTTATTCCTGCTTCCTTTCTCAAacaaacattggctattctccagttatCTAGAACCTCacttgtggtcaaagaggatgtgaagacatctgttaaggccccagctatttcttcccttgccttccgcagtaacctgggatagatacCATCCAGCCCCTGGGACTTGGATACCCAACATTTCCTCCTTTGATTTACTGACATTCTCGAAGACTGTTCACATACCTATCTCTGACCTCAACATCTTAACATGTCCTTCTGCTTGGTGAACAAAGTACTCATTTGGATCTCAacaacttcctgtggctccacatgtaacttccctccattgtcctcgagtgggcctattctttctcttgttaccctcttgctcctaatacatgcataaaaagccttgggattctccttgaccctgtttgctaaaaacATTTCatagccccttttagccctcctaattccacatttaagttccttcctactttcgctatattcctcaagggctttgtcagtttctAATTGCCTAGACCTTCATTTTGActtagcttacaatttccctcgtcatccatggttcctgaatcctgccatttttATCCTTCCATTTTTGCAGGGACGCGCaaatcctgcacttcaatcacctGGCCTTTAAATTGCCTCAAATAGcagctcccaatccacattccccagttcctgtttaATTTAGATGTAATTGGGCCTGCAACCAATTAAGCACCATTACCCGAGGGCCACTTttatccttatccatgactacccaaaatcttatggaattatggttgctaagcccaaaatgctcccccactgaaacatcgatcacctggtctggctcattccccaataccaagtctagtacggtcccctccctggttggattgtcagcatactgtatcaaaaagccctcctggacacatctaacaaactgCTATCCATTTGAACCACTGGCTCTAAGGGGGTTCCAGTCAATATGGGGGGAGTAAAACTACCCTGGTTTTTTCACCTCTTtccagtatctgactacacaactgctcctctgtctcctgcgggcTGTTGGGAAGTCTGCAGTAcattcccaacattgtgatttcacttgTGTGGGGATCAGATGCAAGATCTTTATTTTTCCTacttcactgacacacaccctctaTTTCCAGTAGGGATGCAAAACAGGAGCAGAGGACATGGCTACTTTCTTTCCTCtgctcaaactccatctgcccaggCACCATGAGAGCAATGGAAAAGACAGTCAGACTAAAATGAGCTATCAATTCACAATGAGCTATCAATTCACTATGAGCTTGAGTCATGCTGTCAAAGACCAGTTTTACCCTGAGAATGTGTTTAATATAACAGTAAGAAATATTAATTCAATGGAGATTttgaaaggggcggcacggtagcacagtggttagcactgctgcttcacagctccagggtcccgggttcgattcacggctcgggtcactgtctgtgtggagtttgcacattctcctcgtgtctgcatgggtttcctccaggtgctccggtttcctcccacaagtccaaagatgtgcgggttaggttgattggccaggttaaaatttgcctcttagagtcctgtgatgcgtaggttagtgggattagcgggtaaatatgtgggggtagggcctgggtgggattgtggtcggtgcagactcaatgggccgagtggcctccttctgcactgtagggtttctatgatttctatgatttctccccTTGTTTTTCCAAAATAATTTGAAGAAAACACATTGGATATGAAGTGTGAGAAGCCAAGGAAAATATTGCTTCAGTGTAGCTGATTGAAAGGTTCTGGTTTATCCTGGGAAATTAgatacactgctctcactcagacTCCATATCCCAAATTCAGCTCTCAGACACAGCACTGGGCAAAATTATCAAATCCAAGCCCAGGCTTTTGGGAAAGGCCAAAGGCCTTCAGGTAAAATCTTTAAAAAAGACATTTCAATAAATGTGTCTCTGCCCTCCCAGATAattacacctcaccttctcatattcagcaatgacccatcaacaaaactcagcctgtaaatcagaagggaaatgcttccaataaacacactcaatatccaacacacagctccaatcaaacagctcagcacaaagcaccgagtaaacagggctctcagctggatcttctcacacagcataaggggcatttccacacctgattccccacaggatagtcagactgcctgaatattagtgtggatattatgcaatgtaattattataaattctgctccttcactcaccatctcctcacttggttttcagtccctacaggaagtgaagcagctgtgaaagaggaagaggagagaatgggcagagtgggtgggctctctgattgacgtctctcacagccaatcctaATATTTCTGGAGTAACAGGAGTTTCCTGAACTTTGGGAAACTGACCGGTGAAACGGAGGCGACTTTGAGCAGCAGATCAGGTGGAgatttaaacttgtcattgtCCCATCTGAATAAAACCTCACTTATTGCAGCTGCTGTCTCAGTTCCCCCGGTAAATGTTTTGGTGAGTTCGAGAGGGGACATGGGGAGTAAAGAAGTGAAGATGGGGCTGTGAGGTTCAGCGAATAGTGTGAGGGGGTTTAACCGGCTGGCATTTACAGGTGCGCATCTCCAATTCCAGCCCCTCCCACGTGACAGCCGCTCGGGCTCGCGCTTCCTCACATTCCAACTCCCGAACGCTGGGAGCCAACCGCCGCAGCGCGCGGCAGAACTACAACTCCCATCAGGCACCGCGGgctggctctctcgctctctctctctccctgactccATACTGCCGCTCCTCACTGCGCAGGCTCCGGGGACTACATGCAGCATGGGTAATGTAGTTCCCATCGGCTGAGAGTCTGTCTCATCCGCACCTGCCCTGTGTGGGAGAGTGGGAAACCCCAGCAGCAGCTGCTGCCTTTCCAGAGGAGACTGGATTGTGATGGAGAATCTGAACAAGTGGGAAAGGAAGGACTGGAAAAGGCAGAACTCCCTGGATGATAAAACAGGTAGAATATAGGATGAAACAGGATGTCACCTTAATAATTCAACTGATAATCAGGATGTAAAGAGAGAGGACAAGTCGACACTGGTAGCTAAAGAATGCGAATGTTTGGTAGACAAATACATAGTTAAACTTAGTCAGATTATGGGTGGGTGAATTCGGGACCAGAAAGGTGGTGAAGACTCAGATACTAAAAGAGAACTTGGTCCTTGCCCAGGGAGAAGATACTGCTGAAATCATAGTGACGGGGGAGGTAATTGAAACACTGGATGTGCTCAAAATGGATAAAGAGGAGATATTAGAAACACTGGTGTATTTAAAATCATTAAACAACAAGAACCAAATGGTTTCTTGTGTGCATCCTGAACACTTGAGGGGAGAATAGAGTGGGCATCTCAGAGGTATTGGCCATAAACTTCCTTAGATGGTGctcgaggactggagaattgcaacaaCCTTGTTGATAAGATGCAAGGataagcaataaatactggttcgATGAGTTTAACCTCAGGGGTTGGGAAAACGTTGAGACCCAATAATCTGGAGAAAAATTTACGGCAAATATGGATTTAATTAAGGAAAGTCAACATTTAATTTTTCAAAGCAAAGAAAATCAAATCAAGCTGAGCATGGCATAAAGAAGCCTgagtaaaataaaaataatttaaagagaattggggggggggaaactctccattggttggagtcataccgagcacaaatGAAATTGGTTGTAGTAGTTGGAGGTccttcatctcagctccaggagtttctcagggcagtgatgtagaaacatagaaaatgagaGCATGAAGAGACATtcaccccttcgagcctgctc from Mustelus asterias chromosome 8, sMusAst1.hap1.1, whole genome shotgun sequence includes:
- the LOC144497042 gene encoding uncharacterized protein LOC144497042 — translated: MEKKLLKCELCDKSFLRSTHFHNHQRTHTGEKPFTCEVCNKSFSKLWHLHRHKRIHTGEKPFRCDVCEKAFRHLSTLQVHQTIHTGEKPFKCEFCDKAFPTSTEFLIHQSIHTGENPFRCEICERAFTRSSALAQHRHIHTGEKPFTCEVCDKSFSQSSNLREHQRTHTGEKPFSCEVCKKSFSRPSRLRQHQRIHTGDKPFKCEVCNKGFALLTGLVKHRRIHAGKKKTFRCDVCNKEFGQLWGMLDHRRIHTAGKPSQACD